The Fragaria vesca subsp. vesca linkage group LG2, FraVesHawaii_1.0, whole genome shotgun sequence genome includes a window with the following:
- the LOC101309030 gene encoding histone H3.3-like, translating into MARTKQTARKSTGGKAPRKQLATKAARKSAPTTGGVKKPHRYRPGTVALREIRKYQKSTELLIRKLPFQRLVREIAQDFKTDLRFQSHAVLALQEAAEAYLVGLFEDTNLCAIHAKRVTIMPKDIQLARRIRGERA; encoded by the coding sequence ATGGCTCGTACGAAGCAGACCGCTCGCAAATCCACCGGCGGGAAGGCTCCGAGGAAGCAGCTGGCCACCAAGGCAGCCCGGAAGTCAGCTCCGACGACCGGCGGAGTGAAGAAGCCGCATCGCTACCGCCCCGGAACCGTCGCCCTCCGTGAGATCCGCAAGTACCAGAAGAGCACCGAGCTTCTGATACGGAAGCTTCCTTTCCAGCGCCTGGTTCGTGAGATCGCTCAGGATTTCAAGACGGACTTGAGGTTTCAGAGCCACGCCGTGCTTGCGCTTCAGGAGGCGGCGGAGGCTTACTTGGTGGGCCTGTTTGAGGATACTAATCTGTGCGCGATTCATGCAAAGAGGGTGACGATTATGCCCAAGGATATTCAACTTGCGAGGAGGATTCGTGGCGAGCGTGCTTGA
- the LOC101302728 gene encoding cytochrome P450 716B1-like: METITFFISLLVLFASLYYFFCKIIPSPRQQVAGYQLPPGSTGWPIIGETLEYLSTARDGVPEKFIADRRKKYSDASASSAAATEGSCKVFKTLLLGEPMAMLCTAAGNKFLFSNENKLVKTWWPAIFQKLFTDSTKLEYSKVTIHNRKAIFPFLKPDAVRKHIGVMDQVTKEHFGKHWSLQDQKQVIKFHSLVKKYTLALSSRLFLNLEDPQVIAKLQESIRHINEGLVSLPVDLPGTNFNRAIRASRKMKKEIDSMVAQRKNDLMNLNMIDREQLENAPQDLMSSFLLETRSDGQELTEEEISKYLCGIMLAGFDAIINTLCATVIVLSQLPEVYDAVLKEQMEIAESKDEGELLNWGDVRKMKYTWNVVCEVLRLQPPTGGTFREAMTDFVYEGYLIPKGMKIHWNVHATHKNPEYFPDPHKFDPSRFEGHGPPPYSYVPFGGGPRMCPGKEHARYEILVFLHNLVTRFKWEMVFPDEKMVVDPVPFPSKGLPLHVFPRI, encoded by the exons ATGGAAACCATTACGTTCTTCATTTCTCTGCTAGTTCTCTTTGCTTCTCTTTACTATTTCTTCTGTAAAATTATTCCTAGCCCCAGGCAACAAGTAGCAGGATATCAACTGCCGCCGGGAAGCACAGGTTGGCCCATCATTGGTGAAACCCTCGAGTATCTAAGCACAGCCAGAGACGGTGTGCCTGAGAAGTTTATAGCAGACAGAAGGAAGAAGTACTCCGATGCCTCGGCATCATCGGCTGCAGCCACAGAAGGCTCGTGCAAGGTGTTCAAGACATTGTTGCTCGGCGAACCTATGGCCATGCTGTGCACCGCAGCTGGAAACAAGTTCCTGTTTTCGAACGAGAACAAATTAGTCAAGACCTGGTGGCCTGCCATCTTCCAAAAGTTGTTTACAGACTCCACCAAACTAGAGTACTCCAAAGTGACCATCCACAATCGCAAAGCCATATTCCCGTTTCTTAAGCCTGACGCTGTCCGAAAGCATATAGGAGTCATGGATCAGGTCACCAAAGAACATTTCGGGAAGCATTGGTCGTTGCAGGATCAAAAACAAGTGATCAAGTTTCACTCACTAGTAAAAAAGTATACCTTAGCATTATCTAGCAGACTCTTCTTAAACCTCGAGGATCCACAAGTGATTGCAAAGCTACAGGAATCCATTCGGCATATAAATGAAGGGCTCGTTTCATTGCCAGTAGATCTGCCCGGCACCAACTTCAACAGAGCCATCAGAGCATCCAGAAAAATGAAGAAGGAAATTGACAGTATGGTTGCACAGAGGAAGAACGATCTCATGAATCTGAATATGATTGATCGTGAACAATTAGAGAATGCTCCCCAAGATCTAATGTCTAGCTTTCTCTTGGAGACACGTTCCGATGGGCAAGAGTTGACGGAAGAGGAGATTAGCAAATACTTGTGTGGTATCATGCTAGCCGGTTTTGACGCTATAATAAACACATTGTGTGCCACTGTCATCGTTTTGTCACAGCTTCCTGAAGTTTATGACGCTGTCCTTAAAG AGCAAATGGAGATTGCAGAATCGAAAGATGAAGGAGAGTTGCTCAATTGGGGGGACGTACGGAAGATGAAATATACATGGAACGTGGTATGTGAAGTATTGCGATTGCAGCCACCAACTGGTGGCACTTTTAGGGAGGCCATGACCGACTTTGTCTATGAGGGATACCTAATTCCAAAAGGAATGAAG ATACATTGGAATGTGCATGCGACGCATAAGAATCCGGAGTACTTTCCAGATCCACATAAGTTTGATCCGTCGAGGTTTGAAGGACATGGACCTCCTCCTTACTCGTATGTCCCTTTTGGAGGAGGACCTCGAATGTGTCCTGGAAAAGAACACGCTCGATACGAAATATTGGTGTTCTTGCATAACCTGGTCACCAGGTTTAAGTGGGAGATGGTTTTTCCTGACGAAAAGATGGTCGTCGACCCTGTTCCTTTTCCGTCCAAAGGACTTCCTCTGCATGTGTTTCCTCGTATATGA
- the LOC101303014 gene encoding DNA topoisomerase 1-like: MAPLKASPKASTWSPVLSSDQSKQFQEQTMPSASVEHFAPAEENSDSGDDKPLSSRYLKGKGKIPKRPLDHQTNIFEQSEPKRAKLSCSSLPFKNEQVLSSAKQEPEVDYDDITLAQRMKKTRSVNKPSTRTEQKVPKISSSSKMIKKGKEPDKASKDHASSKSDNKQKWTSLVHNGVIFPPPYEPHGVKMLYNGKPVDLTPEQEEVATMFALMTDTDYVRKQRFRDNFWMDWRKLLGEKHVIQELDACDFQPIYEWWCQEKEKKKQLSAEEKKAVKEEKSKQEEKYKWAIIDGVKEEVQSFRVEPPGLFRGRGEQPQSGRLKRRIVPSDITINIGEDAPTPECPIPGQNWKRIRHDNTVSWLACWDDPIFEEKTKYVMLGSSSSLRGQSDKEKYEKARKLKDNIERIRATYTKAFTISSKAEGANLKRQIAVATYLIDRFALRAGNEKDVDEEADTVGCCTLKVENVKAIAPNLLEFDFLGKDSIRYHQTHQVDLPVYNAIKQFQKGKSSSDKLFDQLDTTILNARLKEMMPGLTAKVFRTYNASITLDNMLNEKTKKEADVSARVAVYNNANKKVAILCNHQRAEAKTFGEQISKLNKKIEDLKGVMEALETDLVRAREGKSPLKDGDGKQKRNLTPEALEKKMAQTTKNIETIERKIADKEDKKNVATETSKTNYLDPRITVAWCKRHEVPIQKMYSKIQLKKFAWAMDVDPNFRF; encoded by the coding sequence ATGGCGCCATTGAAGGCAAGCCCGAAAGCCTCGACTTGGTCACCTGTGTTAAGTTCTGATCAGTCTAAACAGTTTCAAGAACAAACCATGCCGTCTGCCTCTGTTGAACATTTTGCTCCGGCGGAAGAGAATAGTGATTCTGGTGATGACAAACCTTTATCGTCAAGGTATTTGAAGGGTAAAGGGAAAATTCCTAAGAGGCCTCTAGATCACCAGACCAATATTTTCGAGCAGTCTGAACCGAAAAGGGCAAAACTTTCATGTTCTTCTCTCCCGTTTAAGAATGAGCAGGTATTATCATCAGCAAAACAAGAGCCAGAGGTAGATTATGATGACATTACACTTGCACAGAGAATGAAGAAAACGAGATCAGTTAACAAACCATCGACGAGGACAGAGCAAAAGGTACCAAAAATCAGTTCATCATCCAAAATGATCAAAAAGGGCAAAGAGCCAGATAAAGCATCCAAGGATCATGCTAGCTCTAAATCTGATAATAAGCAGAAGTGGACTAGTTTGGTTCACAACGGTGTTATTTTTCCACCACCTTACGAGCCTCACGGGGTGAAGATGCTTTACAATGGGAAGCCAGTGGACTTGACTCCTGAGCAGGAGGAGGTAGCAACAATGTTTGCACTGATGACAGATACAGATTATGTGAGAAAACAGAGATTCAGAGACAATTTCTGGATGGATTGGAGAAAGTTGCTTGGGGAAAAGCATGTGATACAGGAATTGGATGCTTGTGATTTCCAACCAATATATGAATGGTGGTGCCAAGAGAAGGAGAAGAAGAAACAATTGAGTGCAGAAGAGAAGAAGGCTGTGAAGGAGGAAAAATCGAAACAAGAGGAGAAGTATAAGTGGGCAATTATTGATGGTGTAAAAGAGGAGGTTCAGAGCTTTCGAGTTGAACCACCTGGATTATTCCGAGGCCGTGGTGAGCAGCCACAATCAGGAAGGTTGAAAAGGCGGATCGTTCCAAGTGATATTACAATCAACATAGGAGAGGATGCGCCGACTCCTGAATGCCCCATTCCTGGTCAAAACTGGAAAAGAATAAGGCATGACAATACTGTCTCATGGTTAGCTTGCTGGGACGATCCAATTTTTGAGGAGAAAACCAAGTATGTAATGCTGGGAAGCAGCAGTTCCTTGAGGGGTCAAAGTGACAAGGAGAAATATGAGAAAGCGAGGAAGTTGAAGGACAACATAGAACGAATCAGGGCTACATACACTAAAGCTTTTACTATTTCTAGTAAAGCAGAAGGTGCAAATTTGAAGCGGCAGATAGCAGTAGCTACTTATCTTATCGACAGATTTGCGCTAAGGGCTGGGAACGAGAAGGATGTTGATGAGGAAGCTGATACTGTTGGCTGTTGCACATTAAAGGTAGAGAATGTAAAAGCCATTGCCCCTAACCTGCTGGAATTCGACTTTCTTGGTAAAGATTCCATCAGATATCACCAAACTCATCAAGTCGACCTTCCTGTTTACAATGCAATCAAGCAGTTTCAGAAGGGAAAGAGTAGCAGTGATAAGCTCTTCGACCAGTTGGATACAACTATACTGAATGCACGTCTAAAGGAAATGATGCCTGGCCTTACGGCTAAAGTGTTCCGAACATACAATGCATCTATCACATTGGATAACATGTTGAATGAGAAGACTAAAAAAGAGGCAGATGTTTCAGCTAGAGTTGCAGTTTACAACAATGCAAACAAGAAGGTTGCTATCCTTTGCAATCACCAGCGTGCTGAAGCAAAGACTTTCGGGGAGCAAATATCTAAGCTAAACAAGAAGATTGAGGACCTAAAAGGCGTAATGGAAGCTCTGGAAACAGATTTGGTCAGAGCAAGAGAAGGAAAGTCCCCACTGAAAGACGGTGACGGAAAACAAAAGAGGAACTTGACCCCAGAAGCATTGGAGAAGAAGATGGCTCAAACGACGAAGAATATAGAAACCATTGAAAGGAAAATTGCTGACAAAGAGGACAAGAAAAATGTTGCAACTGAAACATCGAAAACCAATTATCTTGACCCTCGGATCACAGTTGCATGGTGCAAGCGACATGAAGTTCCTATTCAGAAGATGTACAGCAAAATTCAGCTCAAGAAATTTGCTTGGGCAATGGATGTGGACCCTAACTTCAGATTCTGA
- the LOC101309322 gene encoding lon protease 2-like — protein sequence MALPQLIPSPSSSSSLHHKPSFNPNLLPYPLNPNPNFLSTPLLRRQRHRSSSLKCSASSFSERHHTNSKSDDVVELPLFPLPLVLFPGAILPLQIFEFRYRMMMHSLLQTDLRFGVIYSDAVSGTADVGCVGEVVKHERLVDDRFFLICKGQERFRVTDLVRTKPYLVAEVQWLEDRPSGDGEEDLDALATEVESYMKDVIRLSNRLGGKPEKEVQDLRRNLFPTPFSFFVGSTFEGAPREQQALLELVDTTARLKREKETLRNTLNYLTAASAVKDVFPSSSSS from the coding sequence ATGGCTCTTCCTCAGCTCATTCCCTCCCCTTCTTCTTCTTCCTCCCTCCACCATAAACCCTCCTTCAATCCCAATTTACTCCCCTACCCCTTAAACCCTAACCCTAATTTCCTATCTACTCCTCTCCTCCGCCGCCAGCGACACCGCTCATCCTCCCTCAAATGCTCCGCCTCCTCCTTCTCCGAGCGCCACCACACCAACTCCAAGTCCGACGACGTCGTCGAGCTGCCTCTGTTTCCGTTGCCGCTCGTCCTCTTCCCCGGCGCGATTCTCCCGCTCCAGATCTTCGAGTTCCGCTACCGGATGATGATGCACTCGCTCCTCCAGACCGATCTCCGATTCGGCGTCATCTACAGCGACGCCGTCTCCGGCACCGCCGACGTCGGCTGCGTCGGCGAGGTTGTGAAGCACGAGCGGCTCGTCGACGACCGGTTCTTCCTGATTTGCAAAGGTCAGGAGCGGTTTAGGGTTACGGACCTGGTTCGGACCAAGCCTTACCTGGTGGCGGAGGTCCAGTGGCTGGAGGACCGGCCGTCCGGCGACGGCGAGGAGGACCTGGACGCGTTGGCGACGGAGGTGGAGTCCTACATGAAGGACGTGATTCGGCTCTCGAACCGGCTCGGCGGCAAGCCGGAGAAGGAGGTGCAGGACCTGCGGCGGAACCTGTTTCCGACGCCGTTCTCGTTCTTCGTCGGAAGCACTTTCGAAGGCGCGCCGAGGGAGCAGCAGGCGTTGCTGGAGCTGGTGGACACGACGGCGCGGCTGAAGAGGGAGAAGGAGACGCTGAGGAACACGCTCAATTACTTGACGGCGGCCTCCGCCGTGAAAGACGTTTTTCCGTCGTCATCGTCTTCGTGA